Part of the candidate division WOR-3 bacterium genome is shown below.
CCTCGACCCACACGCCTTCGCCCTTGGCCAGGACGACCGGCAAGGGCAGGTAGTTGCGGGCGCTGTGTGCTTCGGCCAGATGAATGTAGTCCAGGCTCTTCACTAGAACTCCTTTCGCTTGCGGGCTGGACTCGTATTCTAGCCGATACACTGCACTGAGGCAAGCTCGCTCGAACCGGACCCGCAACTTCCGGTCAACAATCTGCGCCGCGGCTTCCTTGGCTACATCCTGAGACAAAGATTGACATCCGGACGCGTTTGAGTCAAATAGAAGAGGTCACTGCCAACGATCCGTGCGGAGGCGCGATCGTCCTCTGGCTTGGAAAGCAACCTGGGTCACGAGTGTTGAAACTGGAAAAGGAGCACAAGATGCCACTGACTTCTCACGACTTGCATCGTCTGGTCTGCCGGTCAACCGTCCTGATCGTCGCTGCGCTGTTCCTGGTGCTTCCGAATCTCTCCTGCACCAGAGCACCCCGCTACAGCGACGAGTCGTTCTACGAGGACATCGCCTGGGGTATCATGACCGGGCTCGTCGACATCTATAACCAGAACATCGCCGGCACGCCCGCAGGACCGGTGGACATCGTCGCCAATGGACCGTTCGGCGGCACCGTACACATCACCGGGACCACGAGCTACGATTCGGGCAACGGCATCGAGACCGTGCACCTGGAGTACGACTTGACCAACTGCCGAGTGTCCTCCACCTCGTCTTCCTCGAGCCTGAACGTCGACCTCACACTGAACGGGATAGTCAGCGAGGATGGCACCTGGTCATCGAGCTACGTCAGTCTCTCATACAGTTCGGCCAATCTAGGTGTGGCCGGTTCCTCCGAGCGGGGTACGAAGATGCGCGACGTCAGTGGCGCCACGCCGTTCAAGGCTAACCGCACCAGCTCGGGCACATCGGCTGAGCTATTCGGCCTGAAGGTATCCTGGTAGGCAGGTCCCTAGCGGCGACTCCCCAGCCTCGCGCGAGCCCGGCTGTCGCCGGCCTGCAGGCTACGGGCCGGCAGCCTGCAGACTGAGTAGCGGGGCGGGTCGCTTCATGCGAATCTGGTCCATGCGATCAAGCACGTCCTCGACCTTGCCTTCACGCAGCCCGAATTCTCTCAGCAACCCTTCGATGCGGCCGCGGCCGAGCCTGTCCTCACAGACGACCAGCCCGGTCAGGGCCTGCCTCGGCCCATCAGCAACCTGGACTGACGAGAGAATCGTCAGGGCCGCCGCCAGCCTGGGTACCGCCTCCGAGTGTTTTCTCCGGCTCATCAGGTCGAGCCCGATGTTGCCAAGGTAGGCCGCCATACCGATCCTGTCTCCGGCCTTCCGGGCAACGGCGAGCGCTTCCTTCTCGAGCTGGAGGGCCTTGCCGAGCCTGCCTTCACTGCGGCAGATGCTCGCGACATTTGCCAGACCCGTAGCCACGCCGAGTTGGTATCCAATGGCGCGGGCCATCGCCAGACCCTGAAGGTAGTACCTGAGCGCCCGGTTAGGTTCGCCCTTGTCCAGGTAGACGCTCCCGATGTTGCCAAGTTCGCACGCCTCGCCCCAGCGATCCCCGATTTCGTGTGTCGCTGTCAGCGCCTGCTCGTGATAGCTGAGAGCAGTGGCGAGGTCACCCTTGTCGTGCCAGACATTCCCGATGTTGCCGAGCAGGATTGCGACCACCCACTGGTCCGCCAGTCCACGGGTCAGGGCCAGCGACTCGGACAGGGTCGCGAGCGCCGGGTCCAGTTCGCCGCGGTCGCGACGGATAAGCCCGATGTTATTGAGGGCACGAGCTCTCCCCCTCCCGGCATGCAGCGTAGCTGCCAGCCGCTCAGACTCCTCGAAGTCCCTCAACGCCGCGTCCGCGCGGCCGCTGGTGTAGTTGCAGACACCGCTCAGGTTGAGCAGCGCGACCAGGTGGACACCGTTCGTTTCCGTCTTCGCCTGCTGGAGGTGCGAGATCGCGTCGTGCCAGTTGCAGGCACGCATGGCGGAAATGCCGCGGTCGAAGAGCCGTCTAGCTGTGGGGTCCGACGCGCACAGGCCGTCATGACATTCCGCCATCCGACCCATGCTGCGCCGCAGCGCATCTAGCCTCTTCAGATCCGTCTGCGGCTGCCGTCTCCCGGGAGCCAGCATGCGCTTGATGACGCCTCCCATACCCACGCTGACCCACAGGCCGGGGGCAATAGCCCGACAGGCCGCAATCAACTCGTGTCCGGGAGCCATAGCCAAGCTAGTGAGTGTAGCATTGCAGGGCCGACTGTCAACCGCAGGAGGTCGGCACCAGGCTTTTCGCGGGTTGTGATCCTGGGGCAGGTCGGCTGTTAGCCGGCCACCGGAGGAAGAAGTTGACGGTCGGCCGTTTTCGCGGGCCGCTTCATGCGCGTCTGATCTACCCGGCTCAGAAGGTCGGATGCACTGTCGTCATCAAAGCCCGACTGCTTGAGGAGCGCTTCCACGCGCTGTCGCCCGAGCCTGTCCGCGCACCTGTCCAGTCCGGTCAGGGCCTGGCGCGGCCCGTCGGCGACTCTGATTGAAAGGAGAATGGACAGCGCCTCGGCCAGCTTGGGAACGGCTTCCTCATGCTTTCCTCTGGCCAGCAGGTCAAGTCCTATGTTGCCGAGCTCGCTCGCCACCCCGAGGCCGTACCCGGCCTTCCGCGCCACCGCCAGGGCCTCCTCCTCGCATTTCAGCGCGTCGTCCGGCCTGCCCCGCCGGCGATGGATGTCCGCGATGTTGGCAAGACAGGTGACCACGCCCAGCGGATAACCGACGCTGCGGGCGTTCGCCAGCGCTTGCTCGTCGTACTTGAGCGCCAGGTCTGGTCTCCCTTTGTCCATGTAGATACTGCCGATATCTGCCAGCTCGCTGACCACGCCCCACTGGTCCTTGATCTCGCGGGATATCTTCAACGCCTCGATGTGGTACTCAAGTGCCTTCTCCAGTTCGCCCCGGTCGTGCCAGACGTTGCCGGTGTTGCCCAGCAGTATGGCAACTGCCCACTGGTCATCGAGCTCGCGCGCCAGAGTCAGCGATTCCTCCAGGTACTCAAGCGCTCCATCCAGTTCGCCGCGGTCGCGATGGATAAGCCCGATATTGTTGAGTGCTTGGACCCGACCGCGCTTAGTATGCAGCTCATCTGCCAGTCGGGCCGACTGATGGAAGCAGCGCAACGCGTCTTCAACGCGGCCCTGCGTATAGCGACATACACCGATCTGGTTCAAGAGCGCGACAAGGTGGACGCCGCTCGTGACCGACATCGCCTGCTTGAAGTACGCGACTGCCTCGTCCCAGCGGCACGCGCGCATCGCCGCCAGGCCAAGCTCAAACGGCTGTCTGACCACTGGCGGCGACAGTGGCAGGCCATCGAGATACTCCGCCATCCTGCCGAGGTCGCGCCGCACGCACTCCGGCCTCTCCGGCCGAGACTCCGGACTGCGTTCCTTGGTATTCAGTAGTCGGGCAACAAACGCGGCCGCTCCCGTGGCCGCGCCGGTTGACGGCGCGTTGCGGGTAACGGAAGCAGGCAGATCGAGACCGGGAGTTTCAGCCAAGCAGATCAGTCTAACGACCCCCGACTCTCAGTCAAATGTCGGAGCGGACGCTGACGCAGTGGAAGAGCGAGAGCCCGGGCCGGGCATCGTCACCGGCTCGGGCCCGACAGGACGGGATGGGGGCGGCAGCGCCACCCCAAACGCTGATGTTCCTCCTCTATCTGACCACCAGCTTGAGAGAGAGACTCGCGCCGCCGGCGTGCAGCCGGACGAAGTAGACACCGCTGGGCACGACCAGTCCCGAATAGTCGGTTCGGTCCCACGCTGCCTGCCCGGCACCCGCCGGCTGGTTGCCCGATAACAGTGTCCTCACCGCCTTACCGGCAAGGTCGTAGACAACGAGCGAAGCCCGGCCAGCAACCGCCAGATCATAGCTGACTCTCGTGCGGAAACGGAATGGGCTCGGTATGGCTTCGCGCAGTTCGACGCCGGGTCCCGGAGTCTGTCTTGAGTCATCGACTCCCGTAGAATCAGGTGATGCCGCCCATTCGATCGCCTGCTTGAGCAGGAGCATCGCATCGGCATCGTCGTAGTAGGGTTCGTTCTCGTAGTTCTGAAAGTCCCCGAAGTAGATCGGCCCCAGGTACACGGAGCGCCCGGCGCCGACTTCGCGCACCGCTATCGAAGCCTGACCGGTGGTATCCTCACTGTAGCCGCCGAGGGCCGTTGCTCCGGGCTGAAGTCCGGCGTTGGCCCACTCGCCATGGCTCTGGATGTCGAAGTCATGCACATTCAGAGTCACCGGATGGGTGCTGTCGGTGACGAGGATCCGACCGGATGCGAAGAAGTTGTAGTCCAGGGAGCAACTCACCGGCAGTATCGAGTCCATCTGCCAGGCGCTGGCGCGGTATACGCCGTAGACAATCCAGCCGAGGCCGACAAAACCTCCTCCGCTTCGAACCCAGTCCTTCAACGCGCTCTGATAGGTCTGGAAATCGTTGTCGGCGTATCCACGATCGCCGGTGACGACCACGTCATATTCCGCGAGTTCCGAAGCCTCGTCAATATCGGAACCGGTGACGATGGAGTCCTCCCAGCCCTGCGCCTTGCAGAGCGAGTCAATCCGGTAGCACGCATTCGGCGGAATGCGGCCCGTCGATGCGGAGTCGATCTCGATGGCCACTTTGATCTCAGTAGCCAGAGCCACGGCTGCGAAAAGCGTCAGCGGCAGTACCAACATCCTCATCCTCTGTCCTCCCTGGTTGCGGACATCCAAACATCCACTTCTACCGGACACGGGCACGGCCGGATAGAAGCCGCATTCTGAGTATCTCCGGCCGCAACCCGAGGGCCTATTCTCTGGCGCTCTCACCCGCCTGTCAAGTAAAGTCATCTCGCCCCCCCACACACACAAAAGGCCGACCCCGCGCGAGGCGGGGCCGGAAATCGCGTAGGCGAAACCCGCGGGCTACTTCTTGGTCGGGGGCTTCGGCCCTTCCTTCTTCGGCTCCTCGGCCTTCTTAGTAGTATCGACAGGCGGAGCGACCGGCTTGATCACGGCGCCGACCTTGGTCTGCAGCGACTCGGGCTTGACCTTGGCGGGATCGTTCAGATAGTACTCAAGCATGGGGCCGGCGGCCTCGTACTTGTTCTCTGCGATCCACTTGTAGAGCTTCTCGTAGACCGGCCCGACCTGATCGTAGGGACCCATGTAGTCGGTCACGGCAATCATCATCGGCTCTGCGTCCTTGACGACCATACCGGTCTTCTTGTCGGTCATATTCTTGGTGGCCGTGTCGAGCGGGACGCTGACCTCGTAGCGGGTGCTCTCCGGCTTGACGGCCGCCGGGTTGTCATGGAAAACGGCGAACGGCGTGCCACGCACGGTCAGCTTCTGCTCCTGCACCGCGGCCATCAGGACGCTCAGGTCCTTGCCGATCTCGGCATAGGGCCCCGTCTTGGCAATCGAGGCCACCTTCATCGCCGGGAGGTTCATGGTCTGCGCAACAAACGCCGGTTCGGCCGGCTTCTCGGTCTTGGCCGGCTGTTCGCTGCCGCCGCAGCCGACCATCATGGCTACTACCATCAGGCCGATGGCGAAGCTCAGGACTCTCTTCATCTGCACTACTCCTTTTTTGGGTTTCTACGAATGTCGAGGAACGGCGGGATTATAGACCCGGCTGTCCGCTTGTCAAGTCCAGTACCCCTGTTCAGCAGTCGTCAGCCGGGGCGGTGCGCAACGCCTTCTTGCGGGCCTGCAACGACTTAGCCGCAAGAACTTTCTCCTTCGCCCGGCGCGAGCGGCGCCGCTTCTGGCGTCTCAACTTCGCGACCCTCGCCGCCTCCGCGCTTTGCTCGCCCAACAGACGGGCCTCAAGTCTGTCCGCCAGCGCCCTTCTCGCCAGAAACCGGTTGAGAGCCTGCGACCGCTCCTGCTGGACCTTGACCTCGATACCGGTTGGCACATGCTTGAGATAGACCGCTGTCGAGGTCTTGTTGACGTTCTGCCCGCCCGGGCCCCCGGCCCTGATGAACCTCTCAATCAGGTCACCGGGTTTGACGCCGAGTGCTGCGAGCCGGGCGGTAAGTACCGCCTCTTTGTCGGTGCTCACACCTGAGGCCATTACTCAGCCACTGACCCTCGAGGTTGCCACGAAAACGCGAGAGACACAATACAGAGGGACAGAAAGAGACCAGGAATCCGTTTCATCCGTTTTCGTGCTTTCGTGGCTCAGTACTCCAGGCCCTCGAACCTACCCCCTACCGCCGTCGACCTGGTCGGCCTTGCGGGCCTGAAGCTCGGCTTCGAGGTACCTGCGCTCGTCGGCCAGCTCCCGCACCCGGTTGAAATCCATCGTCTGCCGGGCTGAATCGTACTCGTTCTCGAGTTGCCTCAGCCGGCGTTCGATGTCGGCCACCCCATCGCCCTGGTGTTGATGAGCAGAACTCGGACCATGGGACTTGGACTTGGGACCCCGGGCATGGGACGTGGGACCGTGTACATGCGACTTCGGAGTTTTGACTTCGGGCCTCGTCGGGTGCCCTTCTTGCCTTGTCTTTGGCGCTTGAGGCTTCGGGCCTGCCGCCTCGCGCTTGACTACGCGGCCTGCCGCATAGCTGTAATTCCCGGGGAACAGCACCGCCCTGCCGCCTTCGATCCGCACCGTTTTGTCTGCCAGCTCATCGAGCATGAACCGGTCGTGCGCGGCAAACACGACGGTCCGACTGTACCGTCTTATCGCCTCAAAGAGTATCTCCCGCGACTGAATGTCAAGGTGGTTGGTCGGCTCGTCAAGGATCAGGAGATTCGACGGCGTCAGCAGCGCCCGGATGATCGCCAGCCGGCTGCGTTCGCCGCCGGACAGCACCGCTACCTTCTTGTCTATTGCGTCTCCCGAGAAGAGAAACGTGCCCAGAATGCCTTTGAGTTCATTCTCCGTGAACCCGGCACCCGCGTCGGCGGCAGCTTCGAGCACGGTCATCTCCGGGTTGATGGTCTCCTCCGCGCCCTGCTCATAGCACGCAACCTGCGTCTTCTGGCTGGTCCAGGCTTCGCCCGAATCAGGTTCCAGCTTGCCGGCAATGGTCCGCAGCAGCGTCGTCTTGCCCTGACCGTTCGCGCCGAAGAGACCAATCTTCTCTCCTCCGCCTACCGCCAGGTTCACGTCCCGGAGCACCTGCTTCGGGCCGAACGACTTGGACACTCCGCGCAGGTCGACTGCCTTTCCGTAGACGGTATCCGATTCCGGGAACCGGATGCGGATTGCCGGCGCTGACTCCGGCGGCGTCACTCGCTCCAGCCGGTCGAGCATCTTCTGCCGGCTCATCGCCCGCGGAGCGGTATCCTTGCGCCCCTTGTACTGGGCGATGAACTGCTCGGTACGCTTGATGAACTGCACCTGCTCTTCGTACTTCTTGAGCTGCCGCTCATCCCGCTGCACCTTGTCACTCAGGTACTTCGAGTAGTTGCCGGGGAAGATGTGGACGCGCTTCGACTCGATCGCCCAGATCTTCTGCACCAGCGCGTCAAGCAGATACCGGTCGTGGGCGATCATCACCACCGCACCCTTGAAGCTGGTGAGGTACTCCTGAAGCCACTCGATGGATCGGATGTCGAGGTAGTTGGTCGGCTCGTCGAGCAGCAGCACATCCGGGTCTTCGAGCAGCATCCTCGCCAGTGCGAGTCGGACCTGGAATCCGCCGCTCTGGGTGCGGGTCTGCTTGTGAAAGTCATCCTCCTCAAACCCGAGGCTCATGAGCACCTTCTCGGCCCGGGCCTGCCGGTCGTAGGCTTCATGGCCGTAGTGGTGATCGAGCACGGCGTAGCGGTCGAGAATCTCCTGCAGTTCCTCGGCCGGCATGTTCGCGTCCTGCATCCGGTGCTCGAGCGCCCGCATCTCGTCATGGACTTCATCCAGGTGCTTGAAGGCCGTGAGCGCCTCCTCCAGGACGGTGCGCGTGCCCACGACCGCGCCGGTCTGAGGAAGATACCCGATACAGGTGCCCTTGCGCTTGTCCACGGAACCGCGGGTCGGCTCCAGCTCGCCGGACATCAACTTGATGATCGTCGACTTGCCCGACCCGTTGGCCCCGGCCAGCCCTATCCGGTCCTCAGGCCCGACAAAGAGGTTCACGTCCCGATAGAGCTCCTGCGTACCGAACTCCATCGTGATGTTTGACAGGGAAATCACGTGCCAAGCCTACCCTGAAACGTCCGCCATTCAAGAACGGTGGACGTAGCCGCCAGACCTCGGTCGAGAGTCCCGCACCAGCGCCAAGGAGCGCCGCCAGGAGGTCTATGGCGGCGAAGAATGGTCGCGGGTCGCGTCCCGTGTTCTCTAGAAGCAGCCGGCGGTGTGTCCTTTGCCGTCGACGTCTATCGCCGGCGAGCTCTTCTCAAGTCTGTAGTCGCCGCCCTTCGGATTGATGAACCTCGGGTCGCTCTCGACGTTACCCTCACCTTCGGGTACGTCATCGAAGTTCTCACCTTCGTTGTCGAGCACATTGTACTCAATCGTCATCCCGCCCTTGTCTTCGTCCGAAACGACACCGCGGCCGTTGCCCGCGATGATGCAGAAACGGATCTCGGTCCCCGACGGGTCGTCTATCGAGTAGATGCCGGAAGGACCGTTGTCGACGATAGTGCAGTACTCGATACGCGCGGTGCCGGTCCCGAACATGTTCGACAGGTAGATACCTCGGTCGTCGTTGCCGTAGATCAGACAACGACTGATGTCGTGATGGCCGTCCTTGACGTTGATGACGTGCGATACACCACCGGTGAGGGTTAGACCTTCCACCGTGCAGTCCTCGCCCGAGAGAGTGAGCGCCGCGAACTCGCCGCCGGCGTCAATGACGGTCTTGCCCGGACCGGCGCCGAGTAGGGTAGTTTCGTCCTTCTCGACCTCGACCTCCTCCTTGTAGGTCCCCGGGTGCAACATAGAGGACGACGCCGTCATCGGCCGCATCCAGGGCTTCGTTGATTTCCTTGTAGTCGCCCGAGCCGTCCGCTGCGACGACGATGTCGGCGCTGGGCGGTCTGGCGACGGTCTGCTTCTTCGGACAGCCGACGAATGCCAGCATCAGGATGGACAGGAACGGGAGCAGTTTCTTCATATGGTCATTACCTCCGAGCGACTATCCTCGCCAAGGGCTGGCCTGTCAAACCACGCCGAATAGCACTGCGTCCTCGCAGGAAGCTGTTCGAGCCGGCGCAAGAGGCAGCGGGTCGTCATGACGCAAGACCAAGCCGGCTGACGGCTTCCCGCTATGCCTTGTCCCATGGGTCTTTCGCTCTCTCCCACATCTCCGAGGCCAAACCCCGCGGTTCACTTAGATGAACCGGGGGTTTCGAGGACACGGCCCGTCTAGGAACG
Proteins encoded:
- a CDS encoding tetratricopeptide repeat protein, which codes for MAMAPGHELIAACRAIAPGLWVSVGMGGVIKRMLAPGRRQPQTDLKRLDALRRSMGRMAECHDGLCASDPTARRLFDRGISAMRACNWHDAISHLQQAKTETNGVHLVALLNLSGVCNYTSGRADAALRDFEESERLAATLHAGRGRARALNNIGLIRRDRGELDPALATLSESLALTRGLADQWVVAILLGNIGNVWHDKGDLATALSYHEQALTATHEIGDRWGEACELGNIGSVYLDKGEPNRALRYYLQGLAMARAIGYQLGVATGLANVASICRSEGRLGKALQLEKEALAVARKAGDRIGMAAYLGNIGLDLMSRRKHSEAVPRLAAALTILSSVQVADGPRQALTGLVVCEDRLGRGRIEGLLREFGLREGKVEDVLDRMDQIRMKRPAPLLSLQAAGP
- a CDS encoding tetratricopeptide repeat protein, whose protein sequence is MAETPGLDLPASVTRNAPSTGAATGAAAFVARLLNTKERSPESRPERPECVRRDLGRMAEYLDGLPLSPPVVRQPFELGLAAMRACRWDEAVAYFKQAMSVTSGVHLVALLNQIGVCRYTQGRVEDALRCFHQSARLADELHTKRGRVQALNNIGLIHRDRGELDGALEYLEESLTLARELDDQWAVAILLGNTGNVWHDRGELEKALEYHIEALKISREIKDQWGVVSELADIGSIYMDKGRPDLALKYDEQALANARSVGYPLGVVTCLANIADIHRRRGRPDDALKCEEEALAVARKAGYGLGVASELGNIGLDLLARGKHEEAVPKLAEALSILLSIRVADGPRQALTGLDRCADRLGRQRVEALLKQSGFDDDSASDLLSRVDQTRMKRPAKTADRQLLPPVAG
- a CDS encoding T9SS type A sorting domain-containing protein; amino-acid sequence: MTLLDRRVRAPENRPSGCGRRYSECGFYPAVPVSGRSGCLDVRNQGGQRMRMLVLPLTLFAAVALATEIKVAIEIDSASTGRIPPNACYRIDSLCKAQGWEDSIVTGSDIDEASELAEYDVVVTGDRGYADNDFQTYQSALKDWVRSGGGFVGLGWIVYGVYRASAWQMDSILPVSCSLDYNFFASGRILVTDSTHPVTLNVHDFDIQSHGEWANAGLQPGATALGGYSEDTTGQASIAVREVGAGRSVYLGPIYFGDFQNYENEPYYDDADAMLLLKQAIEWAASPDSTGVDDSRQTPGPGVELREAIPSPFRFRTRVSYDLAVAGRASLVVYDLAGKAVRTLLSGNQPAGAGQAAWDRTDYSGLVVPSGVYFVRLHAGGASLSLKLVVR
- a CDS encoding GyrI-like domain-containing protein is translated as MKRVLSFAIGLMVVAMMVGCGGSEQPAKTEKPAEPAFVAQTMNLPAMKVASIAKTGPYAEIGKDLSVLMAAVQEQKLTVRGTPFAVFHDNPAAVKPESTRYEVSVPLDTATKNMTDKKTGMVVKDAEPMMIAVTDYMGPYDQVGPVYEKLYKWIAENKYEAAGPMLEYYLNDPAKVKPESLQTKVGAVIKPVAPPVDTTKKAEEPKKEGPKPPTKK
- a CDS encoding peptide chain release factor-like protein; the encoded protein is MASGVSTDKEAVLTARLAALGVKPGDLIERFIRAGGPGGQNVNKTSTAVYLKHVPTGIEVKVQQERSQALNRFLARRALADRLEARLLGEQSAEAARVAKLRRQKRRRSRRAKEKVLAAKSLQARKKALRTAPADDC
- a CDS encoding ABC-F family ATP-binding cassette domain-containing protein — protein: MISLSNITMEFGTQELYRDVNLFVGPEDRIGLAGANGSGKSTIIKLMSGELEPTRGSVDKRKGTCIGYLPQTGAVVGTRTVLEEALTAFKHLDEVHDEMRALEHRMQDANMPAEELQEILDRYAVLDHHYGHEAYDRQARAEKVLMSLGFEEDDFHKQTRTQSGGFQVRLALARMLLEDPDVLLLDEPTNYLDIRSIEWLQEYLTSFKGAVVMIAHDRYLLDALVQKIWAIESKRVHIFPGNYSKYLSDKVQRDERQLKKYEEQVQFIKRTEQFIAQYKGRKDTAPRAMSRQKMLDRLERVTPPESAPAIRIRFPESDTVYGKAVDLRGVSKSFGPKQVLRDVNLAVGGGEKIGLFGANGQGKTTLLRTIAGKLEPDSGEAWTSQKTQVACYEQGAEETINPEMTVLEAAADAGAGFTENELKGILGTFLFSGDAIDKKVAVLSGGERSRLAIIRALLTPSNLLILDEPTNHLDIQSREILFEAIRRYSRTVVFAAHDRFMLDELADKTVRIEGGRAVLFPGNYSYAAGRVVKREAAGPKPQAPKTRQEGHPTRPEVKTPKSHVHGPTSHARGPKSKSHGPSSAHQHQGDGVADIERRLRQLENEYDSARQTMDFNRVRELADERRYLEAELQARKADQVDGGRG